The Populus trichocarpa isolate Nisqually-1 chromosome 11, P.trichocarpa_v4.1, whole genome shotgun sequence genome has a segment encoding these proteins:
- the LOC112329158 gene encoding vacuolar iron transporter homolog 2.1-like, translating to MKGEAKLDDSKVISEPTQRMSRSMILEPKLPPGMSPGRSPVMKVIQEDGKRSPEILREDDGEEVLTNPYKAAVASGVSFLIGSCVPSLSAVLVAQNVVRIVVIAVVASIALAFFGGFGAYLGGSPIRISAVRILLGGWIAMAITFGLLKPFDKDHS from the coding sequence ATGAAAGGAGAAGCAAAGCTGGATGACTCCAAGGTCATCTCTGAGCCAACACAGAGAATGTCACGAAGTATGATCCTCGAGCCAAAGTTGCCCCCAGGTATGTCTCCCGGAAGGTCTCCTGTAATGAAGGTAATCCAAGAAGATGGAAAGAGAAGTCCTGAAATATTGCGGGAGGATGACGGAGAGGAGGTGCTAACAAACCCCTACAAGGCTGCCGTTGCATCGGGTGTATCATTTTTGATAGGATCATGTGTGCCTTCGCTGTCTGCCGTGCTTGTGGCCCAAAATGTTGTTAGGATTGTGGTGATTGCTGTGGTTGCATCAATAGCTCTGGCTTTTTTTGGAGGCTTCGGAGCTTATCTTGGTGGTTCACCAATTAGGATATCGGCGGTAAGAATTCTACTTGGAGGTTGGATTGCCATGGCAATTACTTTTGGGTTGCTCAAGCCTTTCGATAAGGATCATAGTTGA
- the LOC7455000 gene encoding vacuolar iron transporter homolog 1 → MASHQISGTCAEHTISVADEDARKVQRLRRAQWPRAAILGANDGLLSTTSLMLGVGAAKEDRRYMVLSGLAGAVAGACSMAVGEFVSVSTQKDIEKETVSHFSS, encoded by the coding sequence ATGGCTTCACATCAAATATCAGGAACTTGTGCTGAACATACGATTTCAGTAGCTGATGAAGATGCTCGAAAGGTCCAGAGATTGCGACGAGCTCAATGGCCCCGAGCAGCTATTCTAGGAGCTAATGATGGTCTGCTTTCTACCACATCACTAATGCTTGGCGTAGGTGCAGCAAAGGAAGATAGACGGTACATGGTCTTATCTGGACTGGCTGGAGCTGTTGCAGGTGCTTGTAGCATGGCTGTTGGGGAGTTTGTTTCTGTCTCAACCCAAAAGGATATCGAAAAGGAAACTGTTAGCCACTTCAGTTCGTAA
- the LOC7455001 gene encoding LOW QUALITY PROTEIN: uncharacterized protein LOC7455001 (The sequence of the model RefSeq protein was modified relative to this genomic sequence to represent the inferred CDS: inserted 2 bases in 1 codon) — protein sequence MASATLLCWCSSDLIRHGSYSNFFVRQKVLDLNQSIVRSRGCYNDYQKQKKFFVCAATEGSAKSSKSEETXPTWAKPDSDEPPPWAKGEGKENSSKQNFEVPFFVYLLASAITAIAAIGSIFEYVNQRPVFGIVNTDSILYAPLLGFFAFTGIPTSAFLWFKSVQAANKEADEQDKRDGYL from the exons ATGGCTTCTGCGACCTTGTTGTGTTGGTGCAGTTCAGACTTGATAAGGCATGGTTCATATTCCAATTTTTTTGTAAGACAGAAGGTACTGGATTTGAATCAATCAATAGTGAGAAGTAGAGGGTGTTATAATGATtatcaaaagcaaaagaagTTTTTTGTGTGTGCTGCAACTGAAGGGTCTGCAAAGTCTAGTAAATCTGAAGAAAC CCCGACTTGGGCTAAACCAGATTCTGATGAACCCCCACCATGGGCTAAGGGTGAAGGCAAAGAGAACTCATCAAAGCAGAACTTTGAAGttcccttttttgtttatttacttgCCTCGGCAATTACTGCAATTGCTGCT ATTGGTTCCATTTTTGAGTATGTGAATCAGAGGCCGGTTTTCGGGATTGTGAACACAGACAGCATTCTGTACGCTCCATTGCTAGGATTCTTTGCATTTACGGGCATTCCTACTTCT GCATTTTTGTGGTTCAAGTCTGTTCAAGCTGCTAACAAGGAAGCTGATGAGCAAGACAAGAGGGATGGCTATCTCTAA
- the LOC7455002 gene encoding subtilisin-like serine-protease S, which yields MASMRWCCIFCLFLAVFGAQVGICFSSKVYVVYMGSKSGDDPDDVLSQNHLMLASVHGGSIEQAQASHLYSYRHGFRGFAAKLTDEQASQIAQMPGVVSVFPNLKRKLHTTRSWDFMGLLGEETMEIPGHSTKNQVNVIIGFIDTGIWPESPSFSDANMPPVPAIWRGECEPGEAFNASSCNRKVIGARYYMSGYEAEEDSARIVSFRSPRDSSGHGSHTASTAAGRYVTNVNYKGLAAGGARGGAPMARIAVYKTCWDSGCYDVDLLAAFDDAIRDGVHLLSVSLGPDAPQGDYFKDAISIGSFHAASHGVLVVASVGNAGDRGSATNLAPWMITVGASSMDRDFASDIVLGNDTKFTGESLSLFGMNASARIISASEASAGYFTPYQSSYCLESSLNSTIARGKVLVCRIAEGSSESKLAKSKVVKEAGGVGMVLIDEADKDVAIPFVIPSAIVGKEIGREILSYINNTRKPMSKISRAKTVLGSQPAPRIASFSSKGPNSLTPEILKPDIAAPGLNILAAWSPVAGRMQFNILSGTSMSCPHITGIATLVKAVHPSWSPSAIKSAIMTTATILDKNDEPIRVDPEGRRANSFDYGSGFVDPSRVLDPGLIYDAHPIDYKAFLCSIGYDEKSLRLVTRDNSTCDQTFTTASSLNYPSITVPNLKDSFSVTRTVTNVGKPRSVYKAVVSNPVGINVTVVPKQLIFNRYGQKIKFTVNFKVAAPSKGYAFGFLTWTSGDARVTSPLVVQAAPFPKGLMR from the exons ATGGCTTCTATGAGATGGTGTTGCATTTTCTGTCTGTTTCTTGCTGTTTTTGGAGCACAAGttggtatttgtttttcttctaag GTTTATGTGGTTTATATGGGAAGCAAAAGTGGGGATGACCCAGATGATGTTTTGAGCCAAAATCATCTTATGCTTGCTTCTGTTCATGGAGGAAG TATCGAGCAAGCACAGGCCTCTCACCTTTATAGTTATAGACATGGCTTCAGAGGTTTTGCTGCTAAGTTGACTGATGAGCAAGCTTCTCAGATTGCTC AGATGCCTGGAGTAGTCTCTGTGTTTCCCAATTTGAAAAGGAAGTTGCACACCACTCGTTCATGGGATTTCATGGGGCTACTGGGTGAAGAGACCATGGAGATACCAGGGCATTCAACCAAGAACCAAGTCAATGTTATCATTGGTTTTATCGATACTG GAATTTGGCCTGAATCTCCAAGTTTTAGCGATGCTAATATGCCTCCGGTGCCAGCCATATGGAGGGGGGAGTGCGAACCGGGAGAAGCATTCAATGCTTCATCTTGCAACAG GAAAGTGATTGGAGCAAGATACTATATGAGTGGCTATGAAGCTGAAGAAGATTCTGCCAGGATAGTGTCATTCCGATCTCCAAGGGACAGCTCTGGTCATGGCAGTCACACAGCCTCGACAGCTGCTGGTCGTTATGTTACAAATGTGAATTATAAGGGGTTGGCAGCTGGAGGGGCCAGAGGTGGTGCACCAATGGCTAGAATTGCAGTATACAAGACTTGTTGGGACTCAGGTTGCTATGATGTTGACTTGCTGGCTGCCTTTGATGATGCAATCAGAGATGGGGTTCATCTCTTGTCCGTGTCCTTGGGTCCTGATGCTCCCCAGGGAGATTATTTTAAGGATGCTATCTCCATTGGGTCATTCCATGCTGCTAGTCATGGAGTATTAGTAGTTGCTTCAGTTGGAAATGCAGGGGACCGTGGTTCTGCAACCAACCTAGCCCCATGGATGATTACGGTTGGTGCTAGTTCAATGGATAGGGATTTTGCATCTGATATTGTTTTAGGAAATGACACAAAATTCACg GGGGAAAGTCTGAGTCTCTTTGGAATGAATGCCTCTGCAAGGATCATCTCTGCCTCTGAAGCCAGTGCAGGATATTTCACACCTTATCAATCCAG TTATTGTTTGGAGAGTTCTTTAAACAGTACCATAGCCAGAGGCAAAGTTCTTGTCTGTCGAATTGCTGAGGGTTCAAGTGAGTCTAAGCTCGCAAAGAGCAAGGTGGTGAAAGAAGCTGGAGGAGTTGGAATGGTTCTTATTGATGAGGCAGATAAAGATGTTGCCATCCCTTTTGTCATTCCTTCAGCTATTGTGGGAAAAGAGATAGGAAGGGAGATCCTATCCTATATAAATAACAcacg AAAACCAATGTCAAAAATTTCCCGTGCAAAGACAGTTTTGGGTTCTCAACCAGCACCCCGTATTGCCTCATTTTCTTCCAAAGGACCCAATTCCCTGACCCCTGAAATTTTGAAG CCTGATATTGCAGCTCCTGGACTGAACATCCTTGCAGCCTGGTCTCCAGTAGCTGGGAGAATGCAATTTAACATCCTTTCTGGTACTTCCATGTCATGCCCACACATAACAGGAATTGCTACCTTGGTCAAAGCAGTCCATCCATCTTGGTCTCCATCTGCTATCAAGTCTGCAATCATGACGACTG CTACCATCCTGGATAAGAACGACGAACCCATCAGAGTGGATCCTGAAGGAAGAAGGGCCAATTCATTTGATTATGGATCAGGATTTGTCGACCCTTCAAGAGTCCTTGATCCTGGCCTCATCTATGATGCCCATCCAATAGATTATAAGGCATTTCTCTGTTCAATTGGTTATGATGAGAAATCACTACGTCTGGTCACAAGAGATAACAGCACATGTGATCAGACATTTACAACAGCTTCCAGCCTGAATTATCCTTCCATCACTGTTCCAAATCTTAAAGACAGCTTCTCAGTTACTCGAACTGTGACAAATGTTGGGAAACCAAGAAGTGTTTATAAAGCTGTAGTGTCTAATCCTGTGGGAATCAATGTTACTGTTGTGCCAAAGCAACTAATCTTCAACAGATATGGCCAGAAGATCAAATTCACGGTGAATTTCAAGGTGGCTGCTCCATCAAAGGGCTATGCATTTGGTTTTTTGACATGGACGAGTGGAGATGCACGGGTCACCAGCCCCCTAGTTGTCCAGGCTGCACCATTCCCCAAGGGCTTGATGAGATAA
- the LOC7489057 gene encoding uncharacterized protein LOC7489057, producing MQNPRMAPSSEIQNAKPRKKKAGASRASTIQLQGNDVREVKQVRVPLSLRPGQKAFKKSSKKEGSPLFQQPERSNSDSLPDSSAPVDEYRHLRHRYLLLEEDSFSVGGALSKVEDEVKTLEDEKFALLDQLVVLEGLIDPSKVQPNGF from the coding sequence ATGCAAAATCCAAGGATGGCGCCTTCATCTGAAATTCAAAATGCCAAGCCTCGTAAAAAGAAAGCTGGAGCCTCAAGAGCTTCCACGATTCAGTTGCAAGGGAATGATGTCAGAGAAGTCAAACAAGTGCGGGTACCTCTGTCTTTAAGACCAGGGCAGAAAGCCTTCAAAAAGAGCTCGAAGAAAGAAGGCTCTCCATTGTTCCAACAACCAGAGAGGTCGAACTCTGATTCACTGCCAGATTCCTCTGCCCCAGTAGATGAATACCGGCATCTAAGACACAGGTATTTGTTGTTGGAGGAAGATAGCTTTTCTGTGGGAGGAGCTTTGAGCAAGGTTGAGGACGAGGTCAAGACCCTTGAAGATGAGAAATTTGCGTTACTAGACCAGCTTGTTGTTTTAGAAGGTTTGATTGATCCTTCAAAAGTGCAGCCCAACGGGTTCTAG